One Amorphoplanes digitatis genomic window carries:
- a CDS encoding calcium-binding protein: MSPSLRSTLAAAGVTVLAVACASTLAAPAQAAAAGTAKVTGARTVAFTAAGGKSNRVRVTVSGRKITVDDTVAVKAGKGCKAVKKDKTKVTCTTTKAIGRVTVSLGDRNDTFAAKAGVAVTVSGGTGNDTIAGGSAGDALNGGAGDDRVSGGAGADVIAGDAGWDTLDAGAGDDRLSGGGHGDVLVGGAGADVLDGGADEDRLNGGAGNDVLRGGADLDMLAGGAGADTLDGGAGMDWATYADHRNAVTADLDGAAGDDGESGERDTIGPDVENLQGGSGGDTLSGNGLENQISGGAGNDRIDGGDGPDYLDGEAGADVMAGGPGQDKVLYTSHRGPVTADLDGQPGDDGERGEGDTIAADVEEIVGGPGADTLTGNDATNRLEGNDGDDVLDGGGAYDLIEGDEGDDRLVGGDGDDELDGGVGADTLDGGTGRDKVSYWHRTAPVIVDLDAAVRDDGEVGERDTIATDVEVVEGGAGNDTLTGNDGDNGLFGGDGRNTIVGGAGDDVLQGAYGTGASTVSGGAGDDRIWGGYGNDTLNGDAGDDVLDGQDGADVLNGGPGRDLVSYFQRTVSVTADLDGASGDDGTAGERDTIAADVEDLEGGSADDTLRGGTGANKLLGWYGDDDIAGGDGDDDIDGYYGRDTVRGDGGDDVLRGGPGHDALTGGSGDDSAQGGEDDDVLRGDAGNDRLYGDFQGDLIGIGGPDELWGGSGDDTMYGADGDDTLYGQNGTDVLSGGRGDDVLRAEPGSRLLEGETPGSDEVQDRANGGANGAAPTGDSCFVRAGGTTTGCETILAD, encoded by the coding sequence GTGTCGCCTTCGCTTCGTTCAACACTCGCCGCTGCCGGCGTCACCGTCCTCGCCGTCGCGTGCGCGTCGACCCTGGCGGCGCCCGCACAGGCGGCCGCGGCCGGGACCGCCAAGGTCACCGGTGCGCGTACCGTCGCCTTCACCGCGGCCGGCGGCAAGTCCAACCGGGTCCGGGTCACGGTCTCGGGGCGGAAGATCACCGTCGATGACACCGTGGCCGTCAAGGCGGGCAAGGGCTGCAAGGCGGTCAAGAAGGACAAGACCAAGGTGACCTGTACCACGACCAAGGCGATCGGCCGGGTCACGGTGTCGCTGGGCGACCGCAACGACACGTTCGCCGCGAAGGCCGGTGTCGCCGTCACCGTCTCGGGCGGTACGGGCAATGACACCATCGCCGGCGGCAGCGCCGGTGATGCCCTCAACGGCGGGGCAGGCGACGACCGCGTGTCCGGTGGGGCCGGCGCGGACGTCATCGCGGGGGATGCCGGCTGGGACACGCTGGACGCAGGGGCGGGCGACGACAGGCTCTCCGGTGGCGGGCACGGCGATGTGCTGGTCGGCGGCGCCGGGGCGGACGTCCTCGACGGTGGCGCGGATGAGGACCGGTTGAACGGTGGCGCCGGTAACGACGTCCTGCGCGGCGGCGCGGACCTCGACATGTTGGCGGGCGGGGCCGGCGCGGACACCCTCGACGGCGGCGCCGGCATGGACTGGGCGACCTATGCCGACCATCGCAACGCCGTGACGGCGGACCTGGACGGCGCCGCGGGTGACGACGGCGAGTCCGGTGAGCGCGACACCATCGGGCCGGACGTCGAGAATCTGCAGGGTGGCTCCGGTGGCGACACCCTCAGCGGTAACGGCCTGGAGAACCAGATCTCCGGCGGGGCGGGCAACGACCGGATCGACGGCGGCGACGGGCCGGACTACCTGGACGGCGAGGCGGGTGCCGACGTCATGGCCGGTGGGCCGGGCCAGGACAAGGTGCTGTACACCTCGCATCGCGGACCGGTCACCGCGGACCTCGACGGGCAGCCGGGCGACGACGGAGAGCGGGGCGAGGGCGACACCATCGCCGCCGACGTGGAGGAGATCGTGGGCGGTCCCGGCGCCGACACGCTGACCGGCAACGACGCCACCAACCGGCTCGAGGGCAACGACGGCGACGACGTCCTCGACGGCGGGGGCGCATACGACCTGATCGAGGGGGACGAGGGCGACGACCGGCTCGTGGGCGGCGACGGCGACGACGAGCTGGACGGCGGCGTCGGTGCCGACACGCTCGACGGCGGGACGGGCCGCGACAAGGTGTCGTACTGGCACCGGACGGCACCCGTCATCGTCGACCTGGACGCGGCCGTACGTGACGACGGCGAGGTCGGTGAACGCGACACGATCGCCACGGACGTCGAGGTCGTCGAGGGCGGTGCCGGCAACGACACGCTCACCGGGAACGACGGCGACAACGGTCTGTTCGGGGGCGACGGCAGGAACACCATCGTGGGCGGCGCCGGGGACGACGTGCTGCAAGGCGCCTACGGGACCGGTGCGAGCACCGTCTCCGGCGGCGCCGGCGACGACCGGATCTGGGGCGGCTACGGCAACGACACGCTCAACGGCGATGCCGGGGACGACGTCCTCGACGGCCAGGACGGCGCGGACGTGCTCAACGGCGGGCCGGGCCGGGACCTGGTGTCGTACTTCCAGCGCACCGTCTCCGTGACCGCCGACCTGGACGGGGCGAGCGGCGACGACGGTACGGCGGGCGAGCGCGACACCATCGCCGCGGATGTCGAGGACCTCGAGGGCGGGTCCGCCGACGACACGCTGCGAGGCGGCACCGGCGCCAACAAGCTGCTGGGCTGGTACGGCGACGACGACATCGCCGGCGGCGACGGCGACGACGACATCGACGGCTACTACGGCCGCGACACGGTACGCGGAGACGGCGGCGACGACGTCCTGCGGGGCGGTCCCGGCCACGACGCCCTGACGGGTGGCTCCGGCGACGACAGCGCGCAAGGTGGCGAGGACGACGACGTCCTGCGCGGCGATGCCGGCAACGACCGCCTGTACGGCGACTTTCAGGGTGACCTGATCGGCATCGGCGGCCCGGACGAGCTGTGGGGCGGCTCCGGCGACGACACCATGTACGGCGCCGACGGCGACGACACCCTGTACGGCCAGAACGGCACCGACGTCCTCTCCGGCGGACGCGGCGACGACGTCCTGCGCGCCGAGCCCGGCAGCCGGCTCCTGGAGGGCGAGACGCCCGGCAGCGACGAGGTCCAGGACCGCGCGAACGGCGGCGCGAACGGCGCCGCGCCCACGGGTGACAGCTGCTTCGTCCGGGCCGGCGGCACCACCACCGGCTGCGAGACCATCCTGGCCGACTGA